The following are encoded in a window of Pseudalgibacter alginicilyticus genomic DNA:
- a CDS encoding 6-pyruvoyl trahydropterin synthase family protein, which yields MNHIRITKQFSFESGHALYGYDGKCKNVHGHSYKLSVTVIGVPISDKTNVKYGMVIDFGDLKKIVKEEIVNVFDHATVFNKNTPHVELAKELQDRGHNVLLVDYQPTSEMMVIDFAKKIKKRLPAHIDLHSLKLQETDSSFAEWYNYDNI from the coding sequence ATGAACCACATTCGCATCACAAAACAATTCTCTTTTGAGTCCGGTCACGCACTATACGGCTATGATGGTAAGTGCAAAAATGTACACGGCCACAGCTACAAATTATCAGTAACCGTTATCGGTGTTCCCATTTCAGATAAAACCAATGTAAAATATGGCATGGTAATCGATTTTGGCGACCTAAAAAAAATTGTAAAAGAAGAAATTGTTAATGTTTTTGACCACGCCACTGTTTTTAACAAAAATACGCCACATGTAGAACTTGCTAAAGAGCTACAAGATCGCGGGCACAATGTATTATTAGTAGATTATCAACCCACCAGCGAAATGATGGTAATCGATTTTGCTAAAAAAATTAAAAAACGCCTCCCTGCACATATTGATTTGCACTCTTTAAAATTGCAGGAAACCGATTCGTCTTTTGCCGAGTGGTATAATTATGATAATATTTAG
- a CDS encoding 2OG-Fe(II) oxygenase, which produces MNPLFEAINFVENALYEQIISDIGNQQYSIIDNFFTSEEVHILRQTLIEKHEEDAFKKAAIGNRVNETIVKSIRGDVILWIDERNADAKECLFFDKINDLVAYLNRTCFLGILNKEFHYALYPKGTFYKRHIDTFQNDDRRKLSFVCYLNEDGWLPENGGELVLYLTEKEKEVEKTIYPFPGRVVIFESQIIEHEVKPVNKERLSITGWLKTR; this is translated from the coding sequence ATGAATCCACTTTTTGAAGCCATTAATTTTGTAGAAAATGCTCTGTATGAGCAGATAATTTCTGATATTGGGAATCAACAATATAGTATTATTGATAATTTTTTCACTTCGGAAGAGGTCCATATATTAAGGCAAACGCTTATAGAAAAACATGAGGAAGATGCTTTTAAAAAAGCAGCTATTGGCAACAGGGTGAATGAAACCATTGTAAAATCTATTCGCGGTGATGTTATTTTATGGATAGACGAGCGTAATGCTGATGCTAAAGAATGTTTGTTTTTTGATAAAATAAACGATTTGGTAGCCTACTTAAACAGAACTTGCTTTTTGGGTATTTTAAACAAAGAATTTCATTATGCTTTATATCCTAAGGGAACTTTTTATAAACGCCATATTGATACGTTTCAGAATGATGACAGACGAAAATTATCTTTTGTTTGCTATTTGAACGAAGATGGTTGGTTGCCAGAAAATGGTGGTGAATTGGTGTTGTATTTAACTGAAAAAGAAAAGGAGGTTGAAAAAACAATATACCCCTTTCCAGGTCGTGTGGTGATTTTTGAAAGTCAAATTATTGAACATGAAGTAAAACCGGTTAATAAAGAGCGTTTAAGTATTACTGGGTGGTTAAAAACCAGATGA
- a CDS encoding MATE family efflux transporter — MNTNITLKQINKLAIPALIGGIVEPILSLTDAAIVGNIPINATESLAAVGIVGTFISMLIWVLGQTRSAISSIVSQYVGANKIDTIKNLPAQAIFIITSLSLLIIIGTYPIASAIFKLYNASNLILDYCTEYYKIRVFGFPFTLYTIAIIGVFRGLQNTYYPMIIAIIGAITNIVLDYILVFGISNYLPAMHIQGAAYASLIAQCLMAIIATYYLLKKTDIPLKLSFPFNSEIKRFVLMILNLFVRTVALNVTLYFATRFATGYGAAHIAAYTICINLWFFAAFFVDGYASAGNILSGKLFGAKAYHVLISLSNKLITYGITIGLILAIVGFVFYYPIGRIFSKEPEVLTLFYHSFWMILAMQPFCALAFIFDGMFKGLGKMKFLRNVLLFSTGIVFIPILFFMDFLGYQLHGIFTALTFWILARGIPLIIKFRKIFIPLSEKINFDSKLPK; from the coding sequence GTGAACACAAATATTACTTTAAAACAAATTAATAAACTTGCTATTCCAGCACTCATTGGAGGTATAGTAGAACCTATTTTATCATTAACCGACGCCGCCATTGTTGGAAATATTCCAATAAATGCTACCGAATCCCTGGCTGCAGTTGGTATTGTGGGCACATTCATATCTATGTTAATATGGGTTCTTGGCCAGACCCGAAGTGCAATTTCATCCATAGTTTCTCAATATGTTGGTGCCAACAAAATTGATACAATTAAAAATTTACCTGCACAAGCCATTTTCATTATTACAAGTTTGAGTCTGTTAATAATTATTGGAACCTATCCTATTGCTTCGGCTATTTTCAAACTGTATAATGCTTCAAATTTAATATTAGATTATTGTACAGAGTATTATAAAATTCGCGTTTTTGGTTTTCCATTTACATTATATACCATCGCAATTATTGGCGTTTTTAGAGGTTTACAGAACACTTATTACCCCATGATCATTGCTATTATTGGGGCCATTACAAACATTGTATTAGATTATATTTTAGTGTTTGGCATAAGCAACTATCTTCCTGCTATGCATATACAAGGTGCAGCGTACGCAAGCTTAATAGCGCAATGCTTGATGGCTATTATAGCAACCTATTATTTACTAAAAAAAACAGATATACCTTTAAAACTTAGTTTTCCTTTTAATTCTGAAATAAAAAGATTCGTTTTAATGATTCTAAATTTATTCGTGAGAACAGTAGCACTTAATGTAACTCTTTATTTTGCTACGCGTTTTGCTACAGGGTATGGTGCTGCACATATTGCTGCTTATACCATTTGTATAAATTTATGGTTTTTTGCTGCATTTTTCGTCGATGGCTATGCTAGTGCAGGCAATATTTTATCAGGAAAATTATTTGGAGCGAAAGCTTATCATGTTCTCATATCATTAAGCAATAAGTTAATTACTTATGGCATTACAATAGGTCTTATTTTAGCAATTGTAGGCTTTGTATTTTATTACCCAATAGGTAGAATATTTTCAAAAGAACCTGAGGTTCTTACGCTGTTTTATCATTCTTTTTGGATGATTCTTGCTATGCAACCCTTCTGTGCTTTAGCATTCATTTTTGATGGCATGTTTAAAGGTTTAGGGAAAATGAAATTTTTAAGAAATGTTTTGTTGTTTTCAACAGGTATTGTGTTTATACCTATTTTATTTTTTATGGATTTTTTAGGCTATCAATTACATGGTATTTTTACAGCACTAACATTTTGGATTTTAGCGCGAGGCATTCCTTTAATTATAAAATTCAGAAAAATATTTATTCCTCTTTCAGAAAAAATTAACTTTGACTCTAAATTGCCAAAATAA
- a CDS encoding glycoside hydrolase family 2 TIM barrel-domain containing protein, translated as MKLTYIAILLILISSCNKNHKYADVPFEEQEVHDWENPAVFGINKEQPRAYFIPYLNTNDVITDNVKNSPFYTSLNGNWEFNLAIKPDDRPYYFFKEDYDTSDWKTIKVPANWELEGFDVPIYTNVKYPHEKTPPKIQDHYNPVGSYRTYFNIDALGSKDVFLHFGAVSSAMYVWVNGEKVGYSEGSKTPAEFNITKYLKKGKNLLAVEVYRWSDGSYIEDQDFWRLSGITRDVYLLERNKTHIKDFWSQANLDTSYKNGIFNVDIELENKANENYIVETILLDSNKKEVYSASKNVTSGKTTLKFKKNIPNVHLWNAENPYLYHLIIQLKTEDNTLIETVGTEVGFRNVVVENGQLLVNGKAIYVKGVNLHEHHDRTGHYIDEATMIKDIKTMKMFNINAVRTSHYPQPELFYKLCNKYGLYLVDEANIESHAMGAEHQGSFDTIQHVAYRSEWNNAHLDRIKRAVERDKNHPSIIMWSMGNECGNGHVFFEAYEWIKNRDKTRLVMFEQAGLQSNTDIVAPMYAGIEKLEEYAQNHNDRPYILCEYAHAMGNSVGNLKEYWDTMKKYPVLQGGFIWDWVDQGLIKTTEDGEEYWAYGGDFGPKDVPSDGNFCLNGLVDPDRTPKPALFEVKKVHQNIQFKAIDLKNGKFQITNEFDFTNLNEYNFSYKIMSDGEIVAKENLPTLNLAPTESEIVQITYPEITKSEEVIITISATTKKEKNLVPNNHEIAWEQFEINTPNNTFKLEQASKVVIANDENSIKISSKDCKVVFDTSTGIMTELYFGDANNIIHENVGFTPNFWRAPIDNDFGNDLHKRSKDWRYVSKNRTLTSINSKMDGANAVVTVYYDLINELNENMGAFSSKYTINGNGKILVENELIKANNKLPDLPRVGLNIVLNNNLNQIKWYGRGPHESYWDRKSGAKIGTYEGSVADQYWAYIRPQENGNKSDTRWVSLTDETGKGIIIKGLPTIDVSAHHNIMEDFESLERTDGRHRDGDTVKNRHTTDVVPRDLVSLNIDYKQMGVGGDNSWGAHTHPEYKLSDKEYRYSFILTQKK; from the coding sequence ATGAAACTAACATACATCGCTATACTTTTAATCCTGATAAGTTCGTGTAATAAAAATCATAAATATGCCGATGTTCCTTTTGAAGAACAAGAGGTTCATGATTGGGAAAATCCTGCTGTTTTTGGTATAAATAAAGAACAACCAAGAGCTTACTTCATTCCCTATTTAAACACTAATGATGTAATAACTGATAATGTAAAAAACTCTCCTTTTTATACCTCGTTAAATGGAAATTGGGAATTTAATTTAGCTATTAAACCAGACGACAGACCTTATTATTTCTTTAAAGAAGATTACGATACTTCCGATTGGAAAACCATAAAAGTTCCTGCAAATTGGGAATTAGAAGGTTTTGATGTGCCAATTTACACCAATGTAAAATATCCTCATGAAAAAACACCACCCAAAATTCAAGATCATTATAATCCGGTAGGCTCATATCGCACCTATTTTAATATTGACGCTCTCGGTTCTAAAGACGTTTTTTTACATTTTGGCGCTGTAAGTTCGGCTATGTACGTTTGGGTAAATGGAGAAAAAGTTGGTTATAGCGAAGGGAGTAAAACCCCCGCAGAGTTTAACATTACAAAATACTTAAAGAAAGGTAAAAACCTGTTAGCTGTTGAAGTGTATAGATGGTCAGACGGTAGTTACATAGAAGATCAAGACTTTTGGCGTTTAAGTGGCATTACAAGAGACGTCTATTTGTTAGAAAGAAATAAAACACATATTAAAGATTTCTGGTCGCAAGCAAATTTAGACACTTCTTACAAAAATGGCATTTTTAATGTAGACATTGAATTAGAAAATAAAGCTAATGAAAATTATATTGTTGAAACTATTTTATTAGATAGCAACAAAAAAGAAGTGTATTCAGCATCAAAAAATGTAACGTCTGGAAAAACAACATTAAAATTTAAAAAAAACATTCCAAATGTTCATTTGTGGAATGCAGAAAATCCCTATTTATACCACCTAATTATTCAATTAAAAACAGAAGACAATACTTTAATAGAAACTGTTGGTACCGAAGTTGGATTTAGAAATGTAGTTGTAGAAAATGGACAGCTTTTAGTAAATGGAAAAGCGATATATGTAAAAGGTGTAAACCTTCATGAACATCATGATAGAACTGGTCATTATATAGATGAAGCAACCATGATTAAAGACATTAAAACCATGAAAATGTTTAATATCAACGCTGTGAGAACCTCCCACTACCCTCAACCAGAGTTGTTCTATAAACTATGCAATAAATATGGCTTATACCTGGTTGATGAAGCCAATATAGAGTCTCATGCTATGGGAGCTGAACATCAAGGAAGCTTTGACACAATTCAGCACGTTGCTTATCGTTCAGAATGGAATAACGCGCATTTAGATAGAATAAAAAGAGCCGTTGAAAGAGACAAAAATCATCCATCAATTATTATGTGGTCAATGGGTAATGAATGTGGAAATGGACACGTATTTTTTGAAGCTTATGAGTGGATAAAAAACAGAGACAAAACACGTTTGGTCATGTTCGAACAAGCCGGTTTACAAAGCAACACAGATATTGTTGCTCCCATGTATGCAGGCATTGAAAAATTAGAAGAATATGCACAAAACCATAACGACAGGCCTTATATTTTATGCGAATATGCACATGCCATGGGTAACAGTGTAGGAAACTTAAAAGAATATTGGGATACGATGAAAAAATATCCCGTTTTGCAAGGTGGTTTTATTTGGGATTGGGTAGACCAAGGTTTGATAAAAACAACTGAAGATGGTGAAGAATATTGGGCTTATGGAGGCGATTTTGGTCCAAAAGATGTCCCTTCAGATGGCAACTTCTGTTTAAATGGATTGGTGGATCCAGACAGAACACCTAAACCTGCGTTATTTGAAGTGAAAAAAGTACACCAAAATATTCAATTTAAAGCTATTGATTTAAAAAACGGAAAATTTCAAATTACAAACGAATTTGATTTTACAAATTTAAATGAATATAATTTTTCATATAAAATAATGTCTGATGGAGAAATTGTAGCAAAAGAAAATCTTCCAACTTTAAACCTTGCACCTACAGAATCTGAAATAGTACAAATCACATATCCAGAAATAACAAAATCGGAAGAAGTCATTATAACCATCTCTGCAACCACGAAAAAAGAGAAAAATTTAGTACCTAACAACCACGAAATTGCTTGGGAACAATTTGAAATAAACACTCCAAACAATACTTTTAAACTTGAACAAGCATCAAAAGTAGTAATAGCTAATGATGAAAATTCAATTAAAATAAGTAGTAAAGATTGTAAAGTTGTTTTTGATACATCAACTGGTATAATGACGGAGTTATATTTTGGAGACGCTAACAATATAATCCACGAAAATGTTGGGTTTACACCTAATTTTTGGAGAGCACCAATTGATAACGACTTTGGTAATGATCTTCATAAAAGAAGTAAAGACTGGCGTTACGTAAGTAAAAACAGAACACTTACCAGTATTAATTCTAAAATGGATGGAGCCAATGCCGTTGTAACGGTATACTACGATTTAATTAATGAATTAAACGAAAATATGGGTGCCTTCTCATCCAAGTATACCATAAACGGAAATGGAAAAATATTAGTTGAAAATGAACTAATTAAAGCTAACAACAAGTTACCAGATTTACCTCGAGTTGGTTTAAACATCGTTTTAAATAATAATTTAAACCAAATTAAATGGTATGGAAGAGGGCCACATGAAAGCTATTGGGATAGAAAATCTGGAGCAAAAATTGGCACTTATGAAGGCAGTGTTGCCGATCAATACTGGGCTTATATTAGACCACAAGAAAATGGTAATAAATCAGACACGCGTTGGGTAAGTTTAACCGATGAAACAGGTAAAGGTATTATTATAAAAGGTCTACCTACAATTGATGTAAGTGCGCATCATAACATCATGGAAGATTTTGAATCGTTAGAGAGAACCGATGGGAGACACAGAGATGGAGATACTGTTAAAAATAGGCATACCACCGATGTGGTTCCAAGAGATTTAGTTTCATTAAATATTGATTATAAACAAATGGGTGTTGGTGGAGACAATAGTTGGGGAGCACACACACATCCTGAATATAAATTATCAGATAAAGAATATCGCTATTCTTTTATTCTAACTCAAAAAAAATAA
- a CDS encoding glycoside hydrolase, whose protein sequence is MKNKNLYNVLAILLLLVLSIAACSNSNDDLSDGGGTSSDYLTITLKPSTVYQTIHSFGASDAWSTQFVGKNWPLAKRNQIADYLFSSETDDNGQPKGIGLSTWRFNIGGGSDVQGSDSGISDEWRRAESFLTSSGYNWDAQEGQRWFLQAAKERGVNEFTAFSNSPPIVLTKNGKAHSSGGSSANLDAANYNSYADFLANVIENIRDNEGITFNYISPFNEPQWDWTGGQEGTPWLNSEIAAITKILDSKIESKNLNTKIEIAESAQLNYLYEDSNKSGRGSHIQEFFDASSSNYVGDLNNIAHKICGHSYYTTSGNTTLINTRQGVKDQIQQTDSSLEFWMSEYCLLENNSQVEGNGRDLGIDPALYLGKVIHTDLTVANASSWQWWIAVSPYDYKDGLVYIDENKFDGEVYDSKLLWALGNYSYFIKEGYQRINLNRSDNKSIEQSIDGLLVSAYKKPDDSKYVVVLVNQRTIDIPINVKIDGKSNYSGKLYQTSAESTDNLSPKESIDNSTVWSIPARSIVTVVVE, encoded by the coding sequence ATGAAAAATAAGAATCTTTATAATGTATTAGCAATTTTATTATTGCTAGTATTAAGCATCGCGGCATGTTCCAACTCAAATGATGATTTATCGGATGGTGGCGGAACATCTTCAGATTATCTAACCATCACATTAAAACCTTCAACTGTTTATCAAACCATACACAGTTTTGGGGCTTCCGATGCTTGGAGTACACAATTTGTTGGAAAAAACTGGCCTTTAGCAAAACGAAATCAAATCGCTGATTATTTATTTAGTTCTGAAACTGATGATAACGGACAACCAAAAGGTATTGGTTTAAGCACTTGGCGTTTTAATATTGGTGGAGGTAGCGATGTACAAGGAAGTGATAGCGGTATAAGCGATGAATGGCGTAGAGCTGAATCATTCTTAACTTCTAGTGGTTATAATTGGGATGCGCAAGAAGGCCAACGTTGGTTTTTGCAAGCAGCAAAAGAAAGAGGTGTTAATGAGTTTACTGCCTTTTCAAACAGCCCTCCAATTGTACTTACTAAAAATGGAAAAGCTCATTCTTCTGGCGGTTCTTCAGCCAACCTTGATGCCGCTAATTATAATAGTTATGCCGATTTTTTAGCCAATGTTATTGAAAACATTAGAGACAATGAAGGCATTACTTTTAACTATATTTCTCCTTTTAATGAACCCCAATGGGATTGGACAGGCGGACAAGAAGGTACTCCTTGGTTAAATTCTGAAATAGCAGCTATTACTAAAATTTTAGATTCTAAAATTGAAAGCAAAAATTTAAATACTAAAATTGAAATAGCAGAATCTGCACAATTAAACTACCTATACGAAGATTCTAATAAAAGTGGAAGAGGTTCTCACATTCAAGAATTTTTTGATGCAAGTTCCTCCAATTACGTGGGAGACTTAAACAATATTGCACATAAAATTTGTGGTCATAGCTATTATACAACCTCTGGAAACACCACTTTAATTAATACCCGCCAAGGTGTAAAAGATCAAATTCAACAAACAGATAGTTCTCTTGAATTTTGGATGTCAGAATATTGTCTACTTGAAAATAATTCACAGGTAGAAGGAAATGGTAGAGATTTAGGTATCGACCCCGCTCTCTATTTAGGTAAAGTTATTCATACTGATTTAACTGTTGCGAATGCAAGCTCATGGCAATGGTGGATTGCCGTAAGTCCTTATGACTATAAAGATGGTTTAGTTTATATAGACGAAAATAAATTTGATGGTGAAGTATATGATTCTAAATTACTTTGGGCTTTAGGAAACTATTCATACTTTATTAAAGAAGGATATCAAAGAATTAACTTAAACCGATCCGATAATAAATCTATTGAACAATCTATTGATGGCTTATTAGTATCTGCGTATAAAAAACCAGACGATTCAAAATATGTTGTAGTATTAGTAAATCAACGAACCATTGATATTCCAATTAATGTAAAAATTGATGGTAAATCTAATTATTCAGGTAAACTATATCAAACCTCAGCAGAATCAACAGATAATTTATCGCCAAAAGAAAGCATCGATAATTCAACTGTTTGGTCTATTCCAGCACGAAGTATTGTAACTGTTGTTGTAGAATAA
- a CDS encoding RagB/SusD family nutrient uptake outer membrane protein produces the protein MKIIKYILFLFIGSNIISCSDYIDNEITGKQNLDTYYSNYTESNKAILGCYASLSPQDWWETDFFWLVGDICSDDAFKGNSNEGDQRDFGNLADFNITSSNEWLDSKWRYTYQGIFRTNLAIARIPEAPITDEEINALVSEAKFLRAVFYFELVKNWGGVPLLTEPISVSDANLERATEAEVWALIESDLNDALNYLPLKSEQASADKGRATKGAAIAYLAKAALYQKNYIDAQNLANEVIISNEYNLNDAFQDVWSVANPNGNGSIFEIQNSYNDLYDTGNALPVLTRSRADGGWGFATPSSHLDNFMGDDPRRDYTIIKEGDYVNEEYPSYNTQPSENMSGRINRKYFLNSEDRPEKSEHKRSPLNHILLRYADLLLMHAEAAYYNSDENSALISLNKVRARVGLDDISATGQGLITAIYNERRMELAMEGHRYYDLKRSDRLTDAMNNFMNYNLYESTDEYDAGNDEGKYYKEEAHTLFPIPISEINLSQGRITQNPEY, from the coding sequence ATGAAAATTATTAAATATATACTATTTCTTTTTATAGGTTCTAACATCATTTCTTGTTCAGACTATATAGATAACGAAATAACAGGAAAACAAAATTTAGATACATACTACTCTAATTATACCGAAAGCAATAAGGCTATCTTGGGCTGTTATGCTTCTTTAAGTCCACAAGACTGGTGGGAAACAGATTTCTTTTGGTTAGTTGGAGATATTTGCTCTGATGATGCGTTTAAAGGAAATTCTAATGAAGGCGACCAAAGAGATTTTGGAAACTTAGCCGATTTTAACATTACATCCTCAAACGAATGGTTAGATAGTAAGTGGAGGTATACCTACCAAGGAATATTTAGAACCAACCTTGCTATTGCAAGAATTCCAGAAGCTCCAATTACAGATGAAGAAATAAATGCTCTTGTATCAGAAGCCAAGTTTTTACGTGCCGTTTTTTATTTTGAATTAGTAAAAAATTGGGGAGGAGTTCCTTTACTAACAGAGCCAATATCTGTAAGCGACGCAAACCTAGAAAGAGCTACAGAAGCCGAAGTTTGGGCACTAATTGAAAGCGATTTAAATGATGCCTTAAATTATTTACCTTTAAAATCAGAACAAGCTTCAGCAGACAAAGGAAGAGCTACCAAAGGAGCCGCCATTGCTTATTTGGCAAAAGCAGCACTGTATCAAAAAAATTATATAGATGCTCAAAATTTAGCCAATGAAGTAATTATCTCTAATGAATATAATTTAAACGATGCATTTCAAGATGTATGGAGCGTAGCAAACCCAAATGGCAATGGTTCCATCTTCGAAATCCAAAACTCATATAATGACCTTTATGACACTGGTAATGCTCTACCCGTGTTAACTCGAAGTAGAGCTGATGGAGGTTGGGGATTTGCCACTCCAAGTAGTCATTTAGATAATTTTATGGGAGATGACCCTAGACGAGATTATACCATCATAAAAGAAGGTGACTATGTCAACGAAGAATATCCTTCATACAATACGCAACCATCCGAAAATATGTCTGGAAGAATTAATAGAAAATACTTTTTAAATTCTGAAGATCGTCCTGAAAAATCTGAACATAAAAGATCACCTTTAAACCATATTTTATTAAGATATGCCGATTTATTATTAATGCATGCAGAAGCAGCATATTATAATTCAGACGAAAACTCTGCATTAATTTCATTAAACAAAGTTAGAGCTAGAGTTGGATTAGACGACATCTCAGCCACCGGACAAGGTTTAATTACAGCTATATATAACGAAAGAAGAATGGAATTAGCCATGGAAGGACACCGTTACTATGATTTAAAAAGAAGTGATAGATTAACTGATGCCATGAATAATTTCATGAATTACAATTTATATGAAAGTACAGATGAATATGATGCGGGAAATGACGAAGGTAAGTATTATAAAGAAGAAGCACACACTTTATTTCCTATACCAATATCTGAAATTAATTTATCTCAGGGACGAATAACACAAAACCCTGAATACTAA